In Candidatus Devosia phytovorans, the DNA window GTATCTGCTGGCCTCGCTTGACCAGTCGCTGACCCGCATGGGGCTCGACTATGTCGATATCTTCTATTCCCACCGCTATGACCCCGAGACGCCGCTCGAGGAAACCATGGGCGCGCTGGCTCATGCCGTGCGCAGCGGCAAGGCGCTCTATGTCGGGATTTCCTCCTATCCGGAAAAGGAAACCCGCGAAGCCCATCGCATCCTCAAGGAGATGGGCGTCGCCACCACCATCCACCAGCCGAGCTATTCGATGATCAATCGCTGGATCGAGGATGACCACACGATCGATGCCTGTGGCGAGCTGGGCATCGGCATGATCGCCTTTTCGCCGCTGGCGCAGGGCGTGCTCTCGGGCAAATACAATAGCGGCGGGACCGAAGGCACCCGGGGCGGCAATCCCAATGGCACGCTGCGCGCCAGCCATGTCGAGCCGCGCGTGCTGGCCGCAGTCGACAAACTGGCCGAGATCGCCAGATCGCGCGGCCAATCCATGGTGCAACTGGCGCTGAGCTGGGTGCTGCGTCGGCCGGAAATGACCTCGGCGCTGATCGGCGTGCGCAATCTCGACCAGCTCAAGGATAATCTGGGCGTGCTCAACAATCTCGAACTGAGTGCGGAAGAAATCGCGGCAATCGATGAAGCCACCAAAGACGGCCAGATGGAATTGCATCCCCGCCCAAGTGGCTGGCTGCGCTGATCTATCAACAAAACGCGGGCTACGTAGTCTTACGTATCTTGCATTTACTTGAAATGGGAATCGTAAAGGCGCGTTAACTGCGCCCAATTCTGTGTTGGCACCGCAATTTACGCGCAGCGTTGGCTCCTCATCTGAATTCCAAGGAGTGGAACAATGCGTACCAACAGCTATATTTCGGCAGCGGCTCTCACCGCCGCCCTCCTCTCCGGTCCCCAGCTTGCGCAGGCACAGGGACTGGGGCTCGGCCTGAGCCTGGGCGGGGACAATGGCGTCAATGTCGACGTCGGTGTCGGCACGGGTGATGGCCTGGGCGTCGATGCCGGGGTAAGCGTCGGTGGCGACGATGGCCTCAATGTCGATGCCGGTGCAAATGTGGGCGGCAGCCAGGGCGGCATTGGCGTCAATGCGGGCCTGAGCTCGGGCGATCGCGGCTCGGATGACAACCTGGTCGATGTGGGGATCGGCACGGCCAACCACGACAGCAGCGGAAGCCTGGTCGATGTCAATCTGGGCAGCGGCCAGCAGGGCCCGCATGGCGGCACGGTGATCAACCTGGGCGGCGGCACTGGCGGACAGACTACCGCCAGCGTCAATGCCAATGCCGGCACCACCGGGACCGGTTCCGGCACCAGCCTGCTCAATGGCGGGGTGCGGATCGGTGGGCTCGGCGCCGGGGCGCGTAATGACGCCCTGCTCGGGCTGATCGACAGCCCGAACTTGGCCAATATCGACCTCGATGTGGCCGTGGATGACCGTCGCGTCTCCATCATCAGCGCGGCCGACCTGCTCGGTCAGGACGAGTTGCTCGATCTCGAGGCCCATCTCGACCTCGGCGGCGAGGGCCGTGGCGAATTGCTCGATGCGCTGACCAACAGCAATGTGCTGGGCTCGATCTTGGGCAATGAGGGCATCGACCTCTCCGATGTGCTGGCGATTCAGGTTGCCGAGAATGGTGCAACGGAAGTCATCGTGCTTGATGACACGGTGCGCGTGGCCCTTCTGGGCGACAATGGCGATCTAGCCGATGTGACGGTTGGTGATCTCGCCAATCTCGATATCGACCTGCTCTCCGATGAAGAACTGGCCGCGATCAATCTCGATCTCCTGCCCGAAGAGCTGCGCGCTGCGGTGGAACTGCGTCTGCTCAGCCTTGATGGTGAGGGCACGGGCGTGGATCTGGCCGATCTCAGCGCTGGCGAACTGGCCGATCTCGACATCGACCTGCTGACCGACGAACAGCTGGCCCAGATCAATCTCGATCTGCTGCCCGACGATCTGCGCACGGCAGTCGAAATCCGCCTGCTCGGCGATGATGGCGAAGGCAGCGGCCTGGACCTTGCCGATCTCAGCGCTGGTGGACTAGCCGATCTCGACATCGACCTTCTGACAGACGAACAGCTGGCCCAGATCAATCTCGACCTGCTGCCCGACGATCTGCGCACGGCGGTCGAAATCCGCCTGCTGGGCGATGATGGCAACCTGGCCGATCTGACCGTGGAAGAACTGGCAAATCTTGATATCGACCTGCTGTCGGACGAGGAACTGGCCGAGATCAATCTCGACCTGCTGCCGCCCGAATTGCAGACGGCGGTGCAAATCCGACTGCTTGGTGACGATGGCACGATTGCCGATCTCGGCATTGGCGACCTGGCCGAGGTGAATATCGCGCTGCTTGGCGATGATGACGGCGACATGGGCACCGAAAGCATTCCCGGCGACGGTGGCGACGACGATGGTACCGGCGGTGGAAACACGGGCGGTGGGGATACCGGCGGTGGTAATACGGGCGGCAACAACGGTGGTGGCAACACCGGCGGCGGTGACGACGACGGCGGCACCGATAATGGTGGTAACACCGGCGGCGGCAACAATGGCGGTGGCGGCGATAACGGCGGCAACACCGATACTGGCAATACCGGCGGCAATGGCTCCAATGGAGGTGATGATACCGGCACGGTTCCGGTCATCAATCCCGGCGTGGACGACACGGTCGTCGGGGCGATCAACGGCCTGCCGGCCACTGCGGTTGGCGCCAGCTTTGACATTGCGGTGCTCGATTGCAGCGTCGGTGTCCTGGCGCTGGCCCAGGGTCTTGAAGCCAGCCCCTCGACCATCGCTTCCGCCGATAGCCTGGAACTGGTTCGCATCGAAGGCTGCCAGCGCAGCCTGGTCGATCCTGGCGTGGCCGGTATCCATGCCGCCATCGAGGACAACCCGGCCCTTGCCGATGTGCTGGATGACGCGCAGATCCCGCTCGACCAGGTGATCGGCGCCACCATCCAGGGTGGCACGCTGACGCTCTTCATCGAGCCCGTCGTGATCTGATATCTTCTAAGGCTCGACCGGTTCTGCCGGCCGGGCCTTTCTCATTTGGCCAGTTGCGCCACCAGGCGGTCGATGGTCATGCCCCAGCCATGGTCGATCCCCATGCCGAGCCACTTTCCGGCCTCTTCATCGCTCATCTGATCCGGCAATTGCAGGCGAAAATCCATCCGCGTGCCTTCGCCCTCGGGGCGCAATTGCACGGTGGCCAGGAGCGCCAGATCGGGGTTCAACTCCGGCCAGCCATCCGCGGCGCCCCATTCGAAGACAAGCTTCTGCTTCGGCACGATCTCGCGATAAACGCCGCCGGTCATATATTGCGTCTCGTCATTGACCACCATGTGCTGCCGCCAGGCGCCGCCGACGCGCAGGTCGACAGTGGTCGGCTGGCTCGGCGTCATGCCGGGGTTGAAGAACCAGACCAGGTAATCCGGGTCGGTCCAGGCCTGCCACACGAGGTCCGGCGGCGCGGCGAGATTGCGGGTCAGGCTGATGCCGCGCTCATTGACATAGGTCGGTGCCATTCATTCCTCCTGCTTTGTGGTTTTCCGGGCCTCGACCATGGCCTTGAGCTGGGCATCGAGCCGGTCGAAGCGCTCGTCGAAGAAACGGCGATAGTCGGCGAGAAAGTCATCGGCGGCAGCCAGGGGCGCACTCTCGAGCCGGCAGGTGCGGAATTGCGCGTCACGCGACTTGCTGACCAGCCCCGCCTCCTCCAGCACCTTCACGTGGCGCGACACCGAGGGCAGCGACATGGCAAAGGGTTCGGCCAGTTCGTTGATCGTCGCTGGCCCCTGCGTCAGCCGCGCCAGGATGGCCCGTCGCGTCGGGTCGGCCAGCGCGGAAAATGTCGTGGTCAGGCGGTCGCTTATATTTGCACTATTTGCTAATTACGTGATTAGCTAAATAAAGATGGGACGGCTGGGAGTCAACTGTCGAGATGAGCACCCCATCTCCCCACCCTCGATGTCACCCCGGCCTTGAGCCGGGGCCTATCTCGAGATCGCACAACCACCGCAAGGTGGTGCTGAAGACCCCGAACACCCTGCGGCACAGAAGAAATCTCGGGATGGGTCCCGGTTCAAGGGGATGATATCGCGAGTGTTTCAGTAGCAGTGGACTCAAACGACAGACACGGCTCGGTTCTGATGCACATAGCCCCGCACGCTGTCGGGCACTTCGATCTTCAGCCACTCCCGAAATGCCCGCAGCTTTCGGGTTTCGCGGCGACCCTTTGCCGTGACCAGGAAATAGGCCTGCGGCCCCTCCACCGGGTGCTCGAAGGGACGCACCAGCCGGCCGTCGCTGACCGCATCGGCGCTCATCATGTCGGATGCCATCAACACGCCCTGTTCGGAAATGGCCGCATCCACCGCCAGCGAGGCATCGGTATAGGTCGGCCCCGGCGCCAGCCTGAGGGCGGGATCGAGCCCGACGTCGTCCCGCCAGGCGTCCCAGCTCATCATGGTGGTTTCGTCCTGGATTACCGGCACATGCGCCAGATCGTCCGGTGACTGCAGCCTTTTGGCGACGAGAGGCGAACAGACCGGCTGATAGGCGGCGCCGCCCACCAGTTCGGCGTGGATGTTGGGCCAGTCGCCCATGCCATAACGGATACCACAATCAACATCGGGCCGACTGAGGTCGAGCATGGCGCCGGTCACGTTGAGCCGGATTTCGATATCGGGGTGGGCGAGGGTGAATTTGTGGATGCGCCAGATCAGCCAGCGCGAAGCAAAGACGCTGCCCACCGTCAGGTTGAGCACGCCCTCGTCGCTGCCCTTGAGACCGGCCAGTCCATCCTGCAGGGCAGCAAAGCCACCGGTCAGTTGCGGCATTACCGCCTTGAGCGCCGGCAAAGGCCGCAATCCGGCCGGGGTGCGCTCGAACAATTCCATGCCGAGCCGTTCCTCGGCCCGACGCAGGTGCTGGCTGACCGCGCCGATGGTCACGCCCAGCTCCTCGGCGGCAGGTGCCAGGGCGCCGCGCCGGGCGACAATCTCGATGGCGCGCAGGGCGTTGAGCGGGATGGGAAACGATGGAGCCATATAGATTTTCTACAATGGTCGAGAAAGCTTGTCCATTGCGGGATAGCAGGGTGAGGCGCATAGCAGTGGCGATCCGAACGACCCGAAAGGAGGTCACAAAATGTCTAGCATTCTTGCCACGATCGGCCGCCTCGTCGCGACCTGGTTTGCAGCCGAGCGTGGGGGCATTCACCCCGACGAGATGAGCCTGCACGACTGGGCCGACCTGCCGTCGCATCATCCGCTCTGCGATTGATTTCATTCGTTCAGGTCGTTTGCAGTCCGACCTCAACGAATGGCGCCGCGCTGAGAACACATTCGGGCTTTTGAACGTTGTGGGACGAAAGCCCGCGCCGCTTGCCGACGGGGCCGAAGAAAAACACGCGCTTCAAGGAGCCCCCGATGATCCGCACAATCGCTGCCCTGGCCACCGTGGCCCTGCTGTCCAGCACCGCCATGGCCCAGGAGACCCTGCCGGCCGATGCGCCGCCGCCGCCGGCTGGCGATATCACCATTGATCCGGCCGCGTCGGTCGACAGCACGCCGCGTTCGGCCAATATGCTGACCGGCTTTTACGCCACGAAGGCGGTGATCGAGATCTGTGCGCTTGAGATCGAGCCCGACGTGCTGGCCGGCATGGAAGCCGACCGGGCGCGCCTCGAAACCTCGCTCAGCATGGATGCCGCCACGGCCGGCAATGCCTATACCCAGGTCAAGGCCGATGTCGAAAAGACCACGCCCGACTGCGCCGAGGGCAGCACCGACCGCATCAGCGTCGATGCGGTGACCGCCATCTACAAGTCGCAGATCGCTGCCGGCACGCAGACGCCTGGCGCAGCACCCGCCGATCCGGCAACGCCCGCTGCTCCGGCTGAGCCGGCAACGCCCGCCGCCCCTGCAGCGCCCGCCGAGCCGGCAACGCCTGCGCAGTAATCCCGCATGGGCAGGGGCTTTGACCCCTGCCTATTCGCAGATGCGGGCCTGGCAGGCCTCGCCATGACAGCCAAGGTCGAGATGGAGGTGATCTTCATGCTCGGCATTGGCTTCCGGCCCCAGCGTCGTCATGAAACTGCCGCAGGCGGCATCATGGGCGAGGCGCAGCAGTCGCCCCTCGGGCGCCGTGGCCTTGTCCCAATCGGCCTCGACGCCGATGGTCTGGCCATTCTCCAGCGTGAAGCCGGTGACATCCACCGCATTGGCAAAGCCGTGTTCGGAGGTAAAACCTTCGTCCCCGCCATTGCGGGCGCGGCACATGTAGCTGGTGCCGGTATCGACCGACGCGATCCGGCTTTCCAGCATGGCCTCGGCATAGCCATCCACGCTCGCCACCCAGTCGGGCAGCGCTGACGCCATCTGGCAGTTTGTCGTCACGGGACTGGACAGCGGCACCATGCGGCCGCGGCTCAGCACGGCCGTCACCACCAGCGGCGATTGTTCGCCACAGATCCCATCGCTCAGCGGCGGCGCCATTTCCGCCTCCACCAGACCCTGGATCACCGCCGGGCAGGCGACCTGATAGACACGAGCAGGCGCGCCTGCGGGCTCGGGCGGCGCCACGGGCTCAGGCTCGGGTTCCGCAACAACCTCGGGCTCTTCCTCCTCCACGGCAGGCGGGGGCGGCATCTCTTCCTCTTCCTCCACCGCGGGCGGGGTCGGCTCGGGGACGACCGGGCGATCGGGCGGCCGTGGCCTTGGCACTGGCGCAACCTCTGGCGCTTCGCTTTCCGGCGCTGTCGGCCTTGGTGCGGTGCGCGGTGGCGGGCTGGTCAGGTCGTCGACAAGGTTCTCCAATCCCTGCAGAAAATCCTGCGCCATCACGGGCGGGACCAGGAGGATCGGGGTAAGGGCAAGGGCTTTGAACAGCGTGTGCATGCGCCCTCAACGCATCAGGCGCCAAAAAGCACCGCAAGAGGGCGGTTAACTTGGCGGAAACCATCTTTCTTGCCCCCACCGCTTCTGCTATCAGCGCCCTATGACAACGCCGCTTTCCCATATCCGCAATTTCTCCATCGTCGCCCATATCGACCATGGCAAGTCCACGCTGGCCGATCGCCTGATCCAGACCACGGGTGGGCTGGAACAGCGCGAGATGAAGGAGCAGGTGCTCGATTCCATGGACATCGAGCGCGAACGCGGCATCACCATCAAGGCGCAGACCGTGCGCCTCAGCTACAAGGCGCAGGATGGGGAGACCTATATCCTCAACCTGATCGACACGCCCGGCCACGTCGACTTCGCCTATGAAGTGTCGCGCTCCATGGCGGCCGTCGAGGGCTCGCTGCTGGTCGTCGATGCCTCCCAGGGCGTCGAGGCGCAGACGCTGGCCAATGTCTATCACGCGCTCGATGCCAATCACGAGATCGTCCCCGTCCTCAACAAGGTCGACCTGCCCGCGGCGGATATTCCGCGTGTGAAACAGCAGATCGAGGATGTCATCGGCATTGACGCCTCCGAAGCCGTGGAAATCTCGGCCAAGACCGGCCTCAATATCGAGGGCGTGCTCGAAGCCATCGTCACCCGCCTGCCGCCGCCCAAGGGCGACATCAACGCCCCGCTCAAGGCGCTGCTGGTCGATAGCTGGTACGATACGTATCTCGGCGTCGTCGTTCTCGTCCGCGTCATCGATGGCGTGATGAAAAAGGGCCAGCGCATCCGCATGATGGCCTCGGGCGCCGTCTATGAGCTGGATCGCGTCGCCGTCAACACGCCTAAGCTGGTGGAAGTCAAGGAACTGACCCCCGGCGAGCTCGGCGTCTTCACGGCCTCGATCAAGGAAGTGGCCGATACCAATGTCGGCGACACGATCACCGACGACAAGAAGCCGACCGCCACGCCCCTGCCCGACTTCCGTCCGGCGCAGCCCGTGGTGTTCTGTGGCCTGTTCCCGGTCGATGCCAGTGACTTCGACGAGCTGCGCGCCGCCATGGGCAAGCTGCGCCTCAACGACGCCAGCTTCTCCTTCGAGATGGAAACCAGCGCCGCTCTCGGCTTCGGCTTCCGCTGCGGCTTCCTGGGCCTGCTGCATCTTGAAATCATCCAGGAGCGCCTCTCCCGCGAGTTTGATCTCGACCTCATCGCCACCGCCCCGTCGGTGGTCTATGAGGTGCAGATGCGCGACGGCGAGACCGTGATGCTGCACAATCCGGCCGACCTGCCGGACGTGATGCAGATCGAGGAAATCCGCGAGCCCTGGATCAAGGCGACGATCCTCACCCCCGACGAATATCTCGGCGCCATCCTCAAGCTCTGCCAGGATCGCCGCGGCATCCAGAACAACCTGAGCTATGTCGGCAATCGCGCCATGGTCGAATATGACCTGCCGCTCAACGAAGTGGTGTTCGATTTCTACGACCGGCTGAAGTCGATCTCCAAGGGCTATGCGAGCTTTGACTATCATCTCGACACGCATCGCCCCGGCGATCTGGTCAAGCTCACCATCCTGGTCAATGCCGAGCCCGTCGACGCTCTGAGCATGCTGGTGCACCGCACCGTCGCCGAAACGCGCGGCCGCGTGATGTGCGAAAAGCTCAAGGAGCTGATCCCGCCGCATCTCTTCGTCATCCCGATCCAGGCGGCCATCGGCGGCAAGATCATCGCCCGCGAAACCGTCCGCGCCATGCGCAAGGACGTGACGGCCAAATGCTATGGCGGCGACGCCACGCGTAAACGAAAGCTCCTGGACAAGCAGAAAAAGGGCAAGGCCAAGATGCGCCAGTACGGCAGCGTCAACATCCCCCAGGAGGCGTTCATCAAGGCGCTGAAGATGGGGGATGACTGAGGCGTCGAGCTGCGACTCGTGAGTCAGGCAGATTGAGGGCGGCCGCGTCTGCTGAATTGTTGGAACACTCCCGCCCGCTGAAGACGCATTTTCACCAACTCTTCACTGACACCATACTTTGCCGCAGCCTCGGCAATAGTGAGGGACGCCTCCATGATTGCTATAAGCGCCACTCGCGGTAGCAACAGGGTAGCTCCCAAGATATCAGCCTCCTCTTCCTGCGCCGAATCATAGTCGGTGACCATCATGGTGCCGTCAGCAAGTGGCTGTGTTTGTGACGGCTCGTGCCCACATATTATGTGTGCCAGTTCATGCATAAGATCATTGGATTGCCGGCCCGGCGGATGGCGCGAGTTGAGAATTACTAGATGCTTGCCATCGTAGACTATGGTGGCTGCGGACCACGCCCCAGGCTCTATGCGCTCGACAGACGCCAAGACCGATAAAGAAATATTTGGAATTTCCTTCGGATACCAGACACGAACATTAAGGTGATCTGCTAGCGCTCTAGCAGAAAGCGGCGACCACCCTTGCAGAGCAAGAGCGGTACGCTTCTCTGATGCAATACGTTCTGCCCAAGCTTTAAAGCCATACCTTGCCACGTATTCGCCTACTCAGCCTCAAGCGCCAGTTGAGCAGCGGCGATCATCTCACCTAACGCTCGCAAGGTATCCTGCGACTGGGTTTTTTTCTTCTTGAAATGGACCATCGTCACCGGGGTGGCTTTAGCAGATGGTTCAAAGCCAAGGACGGTAGATGGGTCCGCGCCAAGCCATCCGCAGACGCGACGGAAGGTTTCAAGATCGGGCAAGTGCCCGTTCTCGATTCGCGAGAGTGTTGCTGTGCTCACTCCGATTTCTTCGGCAGCGGCTCGGATGCCCTTGGCTCCGCGTGTCTGCTTGACCTTCGCGCCGAGCGTTTCAAGTCGAATATCTGGCATGGCCTCAACGGAAAAATGCGTCGTGGCCATATTGACGGCCCGACGGAATCGGAGCTTACTGTTACACAGGTGAAACGGATTGCAGGCGCCGAACGTTACTCGAATCAGACAAGTCTTGTTTGAGAAACATGGTGTCAAGGTGCGAATCGGCAGTCAACCGTCTTGATCGCGAACAGTCATTAACGAGGAAATTAAGTGAGCAAAAATCAGCACGTCGTACCGCATGACGGCAGTTGGGCCGTTAGGGGAGCGGGCAATACCCGGGTTACTTCGCGTCACGACACGCAGGCCGACGCAGCGAAGGCTGCACGCGACATTGCAATCAACCACAAGAGCGAAGTCGTCATCCACCGTCCAAATGGACGAATCCGTGATCGGGATTCCTACGGGAACGACCCCCACCCCCCGAAAGGCTAACCAAATGTCTGAAACCGAAACCAGCAACATCATCGGTGCCGAGCGCCGCCCAAACACTGACGTCATCTTCGTCAATCAGAACAAGCACGAGGTGGGAACGCAGCGGGTCTCGTACAGCGAGATCACCGCATTCTACCTGTCCGACGGTGGCGCGGCGTCCACCGAGTACTTGGTCAAGTATTCGCGCGGTCCAGCCGCAAATCCCAGCGGCACCCTGGCCCCCGGTAACAAGGTGAAGATCAAAGATGACATGCGTTTTCGTATATCAGGAACTGGCGAGTCGTAATCCGTTCGTCCAGAACCTCGAAGATCAGGGCTATTTTCTCGACTTCATTGGAGGTTACTTCGTGATCTATGGCTTGCCTTATCTGAATGCGCGGGGGGAACTCGCGTATGGGGATTGGGCAAGCCCGGTCGACCTTTCTGCGGATGGCGTCCTAGACGCTCCAAGCAACCATCAGGCTTGGTTTCGAGGCGATCGCCCGCATGATCAGAGCGGCCGAGCGCTGCGTCTTGGCGGTGGCGAGGACAAAGTAAAGGTCGCGGACGAGTTGGTGACCGACCATTCGTTCTCATACAAGCTGCTAGATGAAACTGGCCAGTTGCGGGCCTATTCCTCCTTCGAGGAAAAAGTGACTACCTATCTCGCGACCATAACGGCGCCCGCGCTCGCTGCCTTTCCGAATGCAACGCCCCTACAAGCTTTGGAACGCAAGTCCTGGGAACAGGGTACACCGCTCCGCCTGCCTGACACCCTGTCAGCGCGATATCATATGAATGACGTGTCCAGACTGCTAGTCGGCAAGAAGACGGCGATAGTCGGTCTCGGCGGCACAGGTTCATACATTTTGGACTTTATAGCCCGGACGCACTTGGAGGAAATTGCGCTATTCGACGACGACACAGTGCATGTTCATACGCTGTTTCGTTTTCCCGGGTACGTGCCTCATGCAGCTATTGGCATGCTAAAGGTTGATGCATTGTTCATGCAGTACTCGAACTGGCACAGCAACATTGTCGCTATTCCAGAGCGTGTGACCGACGCCAATATTGAAAAATTGGCCAATTTTGACTTTGTGTTCTTGGCTCTAGATGACGGCCCATCCCGCATCCTTATCGCCGACTGGCTCAGCGCAAATGGCATCCCATTTGTCGATTGCGGCATGGGCCTGAACAGGGCTGCCGAAGGCCTCAACGGCGTTGTCCGGGTAACTGGGTCGGATCGAGTTGCTTTTGAAACAACGGCTAGAACTCGCTTCCTGCCGGGTGACGATCCAGAGGGTGGTGAGTACCGGAAGCAGGGGCAAATTGCCGAATTGAATGCTCTCAACGCCACCTTGGCCATAGTTTGGTTTAAGCAGCATTTCGGCATTTATGATCGGGAGGAAAAGTCGCCCTCTATAATTCTTGAGACGTCGACATTCGAGGTCGACAAGTCCGGGGGCGCTTCGTGAGATATCGGTACGAAGCAGTTGACCTCATCCCAGCTCACATGGCTGAAGCCATAGTCTATCACAACGAGGATTTTGAGCTCGCCGGGCTCCTATGCGCGTGCGGTTGTGGGCATCGGATTACTCTTCTAGTCCCAGACAGCCACAGGGTCTGGAACGAGAATGGTTATGCGACCGTGTCGCCTTCGATCGGCGTGATGGATGCGCCCTGCAAATCACACTTCTTTATCAAGAGGGGCGCCGTCGAAATGCTGCCGTCATTCACGGCTGCCCACGCGAGCACGATCATGCGAGCTCAGGTAGCACGACATGTCGCACTCGACACGAAACAGGCGCCGTGGTGGTTGCGGGCAAAGTTGGCCGTCGGCGGCTGGCTCGAGAAGATTTGGAAGTCTTGGCTAAAATGACCAGACAATACTCGTGATGGAACCTCCGACTCTTTCATACCTTGTTGACCATAATTCTCCCGGATCAACAGTCATGCCCACCCTCACCCGCCTTCACCCCCACGATCGCCACCCCCGTGACGCGGTGATTGTCACCATCCGGCGTGCGCCGGGGCGCATGGTGGCGGATGTGGCGGCGGAAGAGGTGATTGCCGGGTTTCCGCAGCCGGTGCCGGCAGCGCTGGATTCGGCGGAAAAACTGCGGCAGCAGGCGGGGTTGGAGCGCATCGCCGTCATCGTCGACGATGGCGACTGGCGGCCTGAATGGGGCGCCCTCAGCGACTGAGTTTTCCCCGCCCCTTCGCCCGGGCGTATTCTTCCTGGCGGCGCATGATGCGCTGACAGGAGAGAGACGTGGCCAAGCCATCCGGGCCCAGACTATCGCGCCGCAAGGCGGACCTGCATGAGGCCCTGCACCTGCGACTGATTCCGCTGTTGCGGCTTGCCGAGGGAATGGCGCTTCGTCGGCCCGGGGGCCTTGTGGATGCGCAGATGCGCAGTCTCGCCGAAGCCGCCCTGTTCG includes these proteins:
- a CDS encoding aldo/keto reductase; this encodes MTYRADTARYDDMQYRRSGKSGLKLPVISLGLWQNFGGTRDYPSAMEILGHAFDQGVTHFDLANNYGPPAGSSEELFGQVMKRDFRPYRDELIISTKAGYTMWPGPYGDFGSRKYLLASLDQSLTRMGLDYVDIFYSHRYDPETPLEETMGALAHAVRSGKALYVGISSYPEKETREAHRILKEMGVATTIHQPSYSMINRWIEDDHTIDACGELGIGMIAFSPLAQGVLSGKYNSGGTEGTRGGNPNGTLRASHVEPRVLAAVDKLAEIARSRGQSMVQLALSWVLRRPEMTSALIGVRNLDQLKDNLGVLNNLELSAEEIAAIDEATKDGQMELHPRPSGWLR
- a CDS encoding helix-turn-helix transcriptional regulator gives rise to the protein MATTHFSVEAMPDIRLETLGAKVKQTRGAKGIRAAAEEIGVSTATLSRIENGHLPDLETFRRVCGWLGADPSTVLGFEPSAKATPVTMVHFKKKKTQSQDTLRALGEMIAAAQLALEAE
- a CDS encoding metalloregulator ArsR/SmtB family transcription factor — protein: MSDRLTTTFSALADPTRRAILARLTQGPATINELAEPFAMSLPSVSRHVKVLEEAGLVSKSRDAQFRTCRLESAPLAAADDFLADYRRFFDERFDRLDAQLKAMVEARKTTKQEE
- a CDS encoding ThiF family adenylyltransferase, translated to MTCVFVYQELASRNPFVQNLEDQGYFLDFIGGYFVIYGLPYLNARGELAYGDWASPVDLSADGVLDAPSNHQAWFRGDRPHDQSGRALRLGGGEDKVKVADELVTDHSFSYKLLDETGQLRAYSSFEEKVTTYLATITAPALAAFPNATPLQALERKSWEQGTPLRLPDTLSARYHMNDVSRLLVGKKTAIVGLGGTGSYILDFIARTHLEEIALFDDDTVHVHTLFRFPGYVPHAAIGMLKVDALFMQYSNWHSNIVAIPERVTDANIEKLANFDFVFLALDDGPSRILIADWLSANGIPFVDCGMGLNRAAEGLNGVVRVTGSDRVAFETTARTRFLPGDDPEGGEYRKQGQIAELNALNATLAIVWFKQHFGIYDREEKSPSIILETSTFEVDKSGGAS
- a CDS encoding multiubiquitin domain-containing protein; amino-acid sequence: MSETETSNIIGAERRPNTDVIFVNQNKHEVGTQRVSYSEITAFYLSDGGAASTEYLVKYSRGPAANPSGTLAPGNKVKIKDDMRFRISGTGES
- the lepA gene encoding translation elongation factor 4, with the translated sequence MTTPLSHIRNFSIVAHIDHGKSTLADRLIQTTGGLEQREMKEQVLDSMDIERERGITIKAQTVRLSYKAQDGETYILNLIDTPGHVDFAYEVSRSMAAVEGSLLVVDASQGVEAQTLANVYHALDANHEIVPVLNKVDLPAADIPRVKQQIEDVIGIDASEAVEISAKTGLNIEGVLEAIVTRLPPPKGDINAPLKALLVDSWYDTYLGVVVLVRVIDGVMKKGQRIRMMASGAVYELDRVAVNTPKLVEVKELTPGELGVFTASIKEVADTNVGDTITDDKKPTATPLPDFRPAQPVVFCGLFPVDASDFDELRAAMGKLRLNDASFSFEMETSAALGFGFRCGFLGLLHLEIIQERLSREFDLDLIATAPSVVYEVQMRDGETVMLHNPADLPDVMQIEEIREPWIKATILTPDEYLGAILKLCQDRRGIQNNLSYVGNRAMVEYDLPLNEVVFDFYDRLKSISKGYASFDYHLDTHRPGDLVKLTILVNAEPVDALSMLVHRTVAETRGRVMCEKLKELIPPHLFVIPIQAAIGGKIIARETVRAMRKDVTAKCYGGDATRKRKLLDKQKKGKAKMRQYGSVNIPQEAFIKALKMGDD
- a CDS encoding DUF2188 domain-containing protein, yielding MSKNQHVVPHDGSWAVRGAGNTRVTSRHDTQADAAKAARDIAINHKSEVVIHRPNGRIRDRDSYGNDPHPPKG
- a CDS encoding SRPBCC domain-containing protein; its protein translation is MAPTYVNERGISLTRNLAAPPDLVWQAWTDPDYLVWFFNPGMTPSQPTTVDLRVGGAWRQHMVVNDETQYMTGGVYREIVPKQKLVFEWGAADGWPELNPDLALLATVQLRPEGEGTRMDFRLQLPDQMSDEEAGKWLGMGIDHGWGMTIDRLVAQLAK
- a CDS encoding extensin family protein, with translation MHTLFKALALTPILLVPPVMAQDFLQGLENLVDDLTSPPPRTAPRPTAPESEAPEVAPVPRPRPPDRPVVPEPTPPAVEEEEEMPPPPAVEEEEPEVVAEPEPEPVAPPEPAGAPARVYQVACPAVIQGLVEAEMAPPLSDGICGEQSPLVVTAVLSRGRMVPLSSPVTTNCQMASALPDWVASVDGYAEAMLESRIASVDTGTSYMCRARNGGDEGFTSEHGFANAVDVTGFTLENGQTIGVEADWDKATAPEGRLLRLAHDAACGSFMTTLGPEANAEHEDHLHLDLGCHGEACQARICE
- a CDS encoding ImmA/IrrE family metallo-endopeptidase, which produces MARYGFKAWAERIASEKRTALALQGWSPLSARALADHLNVRVWYPKEIPNISLSVLASVERIEPGAWSAATIVYDGKHLVILNSRHPPGRQSNDLMHELAHIICGHEPSQTQPLADGTMMVTDYDSAQEEEADILGATLLLPRVALIAIMEASLTIAEAAAKYGVSEELVKMRLQRAGVFQQFSRRGRPQSA
- a CDS encoding LysR substrate-binding domain-containing protein — translated: MAPSFPIPLNALRAIEIVARRGALAPAAEELGVTIGAVSQHLRRAEERLGMELFERTPAGLRPLPALKAVMPQLTGGFAALQDGLAGLKGSDEGVLNLTVGSVFASRWLIWRIHKFTLAHPDIEIRLNVTGAMLDLSRPDVDCGIRYGMGDWPNIHAELVGGAAYQPVCSPLVAKRLQSPDDLAHVPVIQDETTMMSWDAWRDDVGLDPALRLAPGPTYTDASLAVDAAISEQGVLMASDMMSADAVSDGRLVRPFEHPVEGPQAYFLVTAKGRRETRKLRAFREWLKIEVPDSVRGYVHQNRAVSVV